A genomic region of Rhizomicrobium sp. contains the following coding sequences:
- a CDS encoding NAD(P)H-hydrate dehydratase → MTSEILTVEECYAADRYAAAHGIATLELMEQAGRAIADAICKRWTPRPIVVFCGPGNNGGDGFVAARHLDARGWDAWVECLVDPATLKGDAAEMARRWTGETIAIAESNRMADLFVDALFGAGLSRPLEGEAKRLALAAPKYKDRIIAVDVPSGIHGDTGKPLGECSFDAGLTVTFFRKKPAHVLLPGRERCGEVVVADIGIPEAALGAIKPTLFENGPALWTYPWPKTEGHKYARGHCVVVSGPAHATGAARLAARGALRVGAGLVSVASPPPAVVVNAAALTAIMVKPFDGPTGLAGLLKDARFNAVVIGPGCGVGAETQQLVAAVLRSTASAVLDADALTSFRAEPKVLFAMLREPAVLTPHEGEFERLFPGLLAASKSRIEAARAAAASAKCTVLLKGADTVIASADGRAVINSNAPPTLATAGSGDVLSGLIGGLLAQGLSSFDAAAGAAWLHGEAANAFGPGLIAEDLPEQLPAVLKELKGNE, encoded by the coding sequence ATGACATCGGAAATCCTGACCGTCGAGGAGTGCTACGCCGCCGACCGCTATGCGGCCGCGCACGGCATCGCCACGCTCGAACTGATGGAACAGGCCGGCCGCGCCATTGCCGACGCGATCTGCAAGCGCTGGACGCCGCGCCCGATCGTGGTGTTCTGCGGCCCCGGCAACAATGGCGGCGACGGCTTCGTCGCGGCCCGCCACCTCGACGCGCGCGGCTGGGACGCCTGGGTGGAATGCCTGGTCGATCCCGCCACGCTCAAGGGCGACGCGGCGGAGATGGCCCGGCGCTGGACGGGCGAGACCATCGCCATCGCCGAGAGCAACCGCATGGCGGACTTGTTCGTGGACGCGCTGTTCGGCGCCGGCCTGTCGCGCCCGCTGGAGGGCGAAGCCAAGCGCCTGGCGCTGGCCGCGCCGAAATACAAGGACCGGATCATCGCCGTCGACGTGCCGAGCGGCATCCATGGCGACACCGGCAAACCGCTGGGCGAGTGTTCCTTCGACGCCGGCCTGACCGTCACCTTCTTCCGCAAGAAGCCGGCGCATGTCCTGCTGCCCGGCCGCGAACGCTGCGGCGAGGTCGTGGTTGCCGATATCGGCATCCCCGAAGCGGCGCTCGGGGCGATCAAGCCGACGCTGTTCGAGAACGGCCCCGCGCTGTGGACCTATCCTTGGCCGAAGACGGAGGGGCACAAATACGCCCGTGGCCATTGCGTCGTGGTCAGCGGCCCGGCCCATGCCACCGGCGCCGCGCGCCTGGCGGCGCGGGGCGCGTTGCGCGTCGGCGCCGGCCTCGTCAGCGTCGCGAGCCCGCCGCCCGCCGTCGTGGTCAATGCCGCGGCGCTCACCGCGATCATGGTCAAGCCGTTCGACGGCCCGACCGGCCTCGCGGGCCTGCTCAAGGACGCTCGGTTCAACGCCGTCGTGATCGGCCCCGGCTGTGGCGTCGGCGCCGAAACGCAGCAACTCGTGGCGGCCGTGCTGCGCAGCACAGCGTCGGCGGTGCTCGATGCCGACGCGCTCACCTCCTTCCGCGCCGAGCCGAAGGTTCTTTTCGCGATGCTGCGCGAGCCCGCCGTGCTGACGCCGCACGAAGGCGAATTCGAACGGCTGTTTCCCGGCCTGCTCGCCGCGTCGAAAAGCCGGATCGAAGCCGCCCGGGCCGCCGCCGCCAGCGCCAAATGCACCGTGCTGCTCAAGGGCGCGGACACCGTGATCGCCTCCGCCGACGGTCGCGCGGTGATCAACAGCAACGCGCCCCCGACCTTGGCGACGGCCGGCTCCGGCGATGTCCTTTCCGGCTTAATCGGCGGTTTGCTGGCGCAAGGGCTGTCGTCCTTCGACGCCGCGGCCGGCGCCGCTTGGCTGCACGGCGAAGCGGCGAACGCTTTCGGTCCGGGCTTGATCGCGGAAGACCTGCCGGAGCAGCTTCCCGCCGTGTTGAAGGAACTGAAAGGCAATGAGTGA
- a CDS encoding GNAT family N-acetyltransferase has protein sequence MDMPKLHAQVEETCMNAWPALKEVIYDGWLIRLANGATRRTNSVNVIGPGKRPLAEKIEYCEAIYRAHGRPSYFRLLSHAPPALEQALDARGYRAEDETITLYMNFSRAKPKPPDGAIVTDVREGRPTKAWLNAHRIHSRRTPEEAAALHAVLDAVAVPALFAEARGEDGEIASVAFCGIHQRIACLQWVVTDPAQRRMGLSHATLSALLARAEAAGARGACLQVIAANAPAVALYKRLGFGCELYRYHYRVR, from the coding sequence ATGGACATGCCCAAACTTCACGCCCAGGTCGAGGAGACCTGCATGAACGCCTGGCCGGCCTTGAAAGAGGTCATCTATGACGGCTGGCTGATCCGCCTCGCCAACGGCGCGACGCGACGCACCAATTCCGTCAACGTCATCGGGCCGGGCAAACGCCCGCTGGCCGAGAAGATCGAGTACTGCGAGGCGATCTACCGCGCCCACGGCCGGCCCTCCTATTTCCGCCTGCTCAGCCATGCCCCGCCGGCGCTCGAGCAGGCGCTCGACGCCCGCGGCTACCGCGCCGAGGACGAGACGATCACGCTTTACATGAATTTCAGCCGGGCCAAGCCGAAGCCGCCGGACGGCGCCATCGTCACCGATGTCCGCGAGGGCCGCCCGACCAAGGCCTGGCTCAACGCCCATCGCATCCACTCCCGCCGCACGCCGGAAGAGGCGGCCGCGCTGCATGCCGTGCTCGATGCCGTGGCGGTTCCGGCCCTCTTCGCCGAGGCGCGGGGCGAAGACGGCGAGATCGCCTCGGTCGCCTTCTGCGGCATCCACCAGCGGATCGCCTGCCTGCAATGGGTGGTTACTGATCCAGCGCAACGCCGCATGGGCCTGTCGCATGCAACTTTGTCGGCGCTTCTCGCCCGGGCGGAGGCGGCCGGCGCGCGCGGTGCCTGCCTGCAGGTCATAGCAGCGAATGCCCCTGCCGTTGCGCTCTACAAACGTCTAGGATTTGGATGCGAACTCTATCGGTATCACTACCGCGTGCGATGA
- a CDS encoding ABC transporter permease, with the protein MSVNWIGLWTMIRRELQRLARVPIQAVVAPLISALLFIFIFGFVVGGSIRHIGGFRYLEFVLPGVVMMNVISASFLQSTAQVYFQRFQKSIEEILVSPLSYVEMIAGTVSVVILRSVLTAIGIMLIGVGFGAVHMHSLPEFLFWTTFVSMIFGFLGIIIALWAKTFEQLNMLMVFFIQPLSMVGGVFNTVEMLPPWLRWLAYANPLFYFINGLRHSMIGFSEGYETFGAIFTVALAAILGAIVWRLYAIGWGLRE; encoded by the coding sequence ATGAGCGTCAACTGGATCGGCCTGTGGACGATGATCCGGCGCGAACTGCAGCGCCTGGCGCGCGTGCCGATCCAGGCGGTGGTGGCGCCGCTGATCTCGGCGCTGTTGTTCATCTTCATCTTCGGCTTCGTGGTCGGCGGCAGCATCCGGCACATCGGCGGCTTCCGCTATCTCGAATTCGTGCTGCCCGGCGTGGTGATGATGAACGTCATCAGCGCCTCCTTCCTGCAATCGACCGCCCAGGTCTATTTCCAGCGCTTCCAGAAGAGCATCGAGGAAATCCTCGTCTCGCCGCTCTCCTATGTCGAGATGATTGCCGGCACGGTCAGCGTGGTGATCCTGCGCTCGGTCCTGACGGCGATCGGCATCATGCTGATCGGGGTCGGGTTCGGCGCGGTGCACATGCATTCGCTGCCGGAATTTTTGTTCTGGACGACCTTCGTCTCGATGATCTTCGGCTTTCTCGGCATCATCATCGCGCTTTGGGCCAAGACGTTCGAGCAGCTCAACATGCTCATGGTGTTCTTCATCCAGCCGCTGTCGATGGTCGGCGGGGTGTTCAACACGGTCGAGATGCTGCCGCCCTGGCTGCGCTGGCTGGCCTATGCCAATCCGCTGTTCTATTTCATCAACGGCCTGCGCCATTCGATGATCGGCTTCTCGGAAGGCTACGAGACCTTCGGCGCGATCTTCACCGTGGCGCTGGCCGCGATCCTCGGCGCCATCGTCTGGCGGCTCTACGCGATCGGCTGGGGCCTGAGGGAATAG
- a CDS encoding ABC transporter ATP-binding protein: MTTPALDISHLRKVYRGGTVAVQDVSLIVQPGDFVGLLGPNGAGKSTTIHCVTGISNPTSGTIRIFGVDAVENYREARKLVGLSPQEFNVDPFATGRQIVDWMGGYFGMRKAERKKRVDMLIERFDLVAHANKPFRELSGGLKRRVILARAMINDPALLILDEPTAGVDVELRMDLWRYLQELNRDGKTILLTSHYLEEIERLCRTIAIVAGGRIVRHGPKGEFFTEPGGLERAYLAATGRAADHIAAAAR, encoded by the coding sequence ATGACCACCCCCGCTCTCGATATCTCCCATCTGCGCAAGGTCTATCGCGGCGGCACCGTCGCCGTGCAGGACGTTTCGCTCATCGTCCAGCCCGGCGATTTCGTCGGCCTTCTCGGTCCCAACGGCGCCGGCAAGTCGACCACGATCCACTGCGTCACCGGCATTTCGAACCCGACCTCGGGCACGATCCGCATCTTCGGCGTCGATGCGGTCGAGAACTATCGCGAGGCGCGCAAGCTGGTGGGCCTCAGCCCCCAGGAATTCAACGTCGATCCCTTCGCCACCGGGCGGCAGATCGTCGACTGGATGGGCGGCTATTTCGGCATGCGCAAGGCGGAGCGCAAAAAGCGCGTCGACATGCTGATCGAACGCTTCGATCTGGTGGCCCATGCCAACAAGCCGTTCCGCGAACTTTCCGGTGGCCTGAAGCGCCGCGTCATCCTCGCCCGCGCCATGATCAACGATCCGGCGCTGCTGATCCTCGACGAGCCGACCGCGGGCGTCGATGTCGAATTGCGCATGGATCTGTGGCGTTATCTCCAGGAGCTCAACCGCGACGGCAAGACCATCCTGCTCACCTCGCACTATCTCGAAGAGATCGAGCGGCTGTGCCGCACCATCGCCATCGTCGCCGGCGGCCGCATCGTGCGCCACGGCCCCAAGGGGGAATTCTTCACCGAGCCCGGCGGCCTGGAGCGCGCCTATCTCGCCGCCACCGGCCGCGCGGCCGATCACATCGCGGCGGCGGCACGATGA
- a CDS encoding RNA methyltransferase, with amino-acid sequence MRGYFAVGVDGISKPMNLGNLMRIANAFGASFFFTINARVKLAEAQSDTARTEGAIPLYSYKDAGEFRLPVGCRLVGVEIAEDAVELPRFRHPTRAAYVFGAERMSLSPEILSRCEFVVKIPTRFSINVGMAGAITLYDRLISMGGYGARPIVPGAPPPDLPPPHKWGAPLVRTRK; translated from the coding sequence ATGCGCGGATATTTTGCAGTAGGTGTTGACGGCATCTCCAAGCCGATGAATCTCGGCAATCTTATGCGCATCGCCAATGCGTTCGGCGCAAGCTTCTTCTTCACGATCAACGCGCGGGTGAAGCTGGCCGAGGCGCAATCCGACACCGCGCGCACCGAAGGCGCCATCCCGCTCTACAGCTACAAGGACGCCGGCGAGTTCCGCCTGCCGGTCGGCTGCCGCCTGGTCGGCGTGGAGATCGCCGAAGACGCCGTCGAATTGCCGCGCTTCCGTCACCCGACCCGCGCCGCCTATGTCTTCGGCGCCGAGCGCATGTCGCTGTCGCCGGAAATATTGTCGCGCTGCGAATTCGTGGTGAAGATCCCGACGCGGTTCTCGATCAATGTCGGCATGGCCGGCGCGATCACGCTGTACGACCGGTTGATCAGCATGGGCGGCTATGGCGCACGCCCCATCGTGCCGGGCGCCCCGCCGCCCGACCTTCCGCCCCCGCACAAATGGGGTGCCCCCCTTGTGCGTACAAGAAAGTGA
- a CDS encoding asparaginase: protein MTNPILVELTRGELVESVHRGVLAVVDADGAVVASLGDIAAPVYSRSSLKPMQAMVLVESGAAEAFGLSDEEIALACASHSGEPMHTTRVAAWLARIGLSEKDLACGAHPSRYEPVAEAMIRAGEKPTRLHNNCSGKHAGFLTVARHWDVATAGYERIDHPVQQAVAAVLKDLSGAADLPYGIDGCAAPNFATSLREFARAAARMASGKGLAKPRADAAKRILGAMIKHPELMSGTGRVCATLIRASDGAAAVKTGAEGFFGGWLPGRGLGIAIKIDDGAGRAAETVIAAVLDRLGLLGDGAKAVLRAPVLNTRGAMVGERRPAAVLSDLRIQ from the coding sequence ATGACGAATCCCATTCTAGTCGAACTGACCCGCGGCGAACTGGTCGAGAGCGTGCATCGCGGCGTCCTGGCCGTGGTCGATGCGGACGGCGCGGTCGTGGCGTCGCTGGGCGACATCGCGGCGCCGGTCTATTCGCGATCTTCCCTCAAGCCGATGCAGGCGATGGTGCTGGTGGAATCCGGCGCGGCGGAGGCGTTCGGCCTGTCGGACGAGGAGATCGCGCTGGCCTGCGCCAGCCATTCCGGCGAGCCGATGCACACGACACGCGTCGCGGCCTGGCTGGCGCGGATCGGGCTTTCCGAGAAGGACCTCGCTTGCGGCGCGCATCCGTCGCGCTACGAGCCGGTCGCCGAGGCGATGATCCGCGCGGGCGAGAAACCGACGCGCCTGCACAACAATTGCTCGGGCAAGCATGCGGGATTCCTGACCGTGGCGCGGCATTGGGATGTCGCGACGGCGGGCTATGAGCGGATCGACCATCCGGTGCAGCAGGCGGTGGCGGCGGTGCTGAAGGACCTGTCCGGCGCGGCCGACCTGCCCTATGGCATCGACGGCTGCGCCGCGCCGAATTTCGCGACCTCGCTGAGAGAGTTCGCGCGGGCCGCGGCGCGCATGGCGTCGGGCAAGGGATTGGCGAAGCCGCGCGCCGACGCGGCGAAGCGGATTCTCGGCGCGATGATCAAGCATCCGGAGTTGATGTCGGGGACGGGGCGGGTCTGCGCCACGCTGATCCGCGCGAGCGATGGCGCCGCCGCCGTGAAGACCGGCGCGGAGGGCTTCTTCGGTGGCTGGCTTCCGGGACGCGGCCTCGGCATCGCGATCAAGATCGACGACGGGGCCGGACGCGCCGCGGAGACCGTCATCGCGGCGGTGCTCGACAGACTGGGCCTTCTGGGCGACGGAGCGAAGGCGGTGCTGCGCGCGCCGGTGCTCAACACGCGCGGGGCGATGGTGGGAGAACGGCGGCCGGCGGCGGTGTTGAGCGATCTGCGAATTCAGTAA